One Paraburkholderia agricolaris DNA segment encodes these proteins:
- the catC gene encoding muconolactone Delta-isomerase codes for MLYLVHMQVQIPADADKALVDRLKAEEKAFSQKLQHEGKWRHLWRVAGQYANYSVFDVESNDELHTLLSSLPLFPYLVIDVTPLAQHPSAIAPN; via the coding sequence ATGTTGTATCTGGTTCATATGCAGGTTCAGATTCCTGCCGATGCCGACAAGGCACTCGTCGATCGCCTGAAGGCCGAGGAGAAAGCGTTTTCGCAGAAGCTGCAGCACGAGGGCAAGTGGCGCCATCTGTGGCGAGTGGCCGGTCAGTACGCGAATTACAGCGTATTCGATGTCGAGTCGAACGACGAGCTGCATACGCTGCTCAGTTCGTTGCCGCTGTTTCCGTATCTGGTTATCGACGTAACGCCGCTCGCGCAGCATCCGTCCGCTATCGCGCCGAACTGA
- a CDS encoding IclR family transcriptional regulator gives MDVKTAVRVFDVINLFAEVRQPMIYSEIARRTEIPLSSCHALLQTMVAKGYLYAPGVKAGYYPTQRLLHVARDICSEDPLTLLFQPLLTSLRDATGETAALATLAGNRVVYLDVMESRQKIRYSDEPGGFMYVHASAAGKALLGALSADARRKLLDSCEPWSASTDGTVIDRKTLEIEVEQGVKNGWHRSTGENVEDVAGLARGFLIHGEAFALVIGGPKARLLKNEPRAIEALLEIYGQIPPALLA, from the coding sequence ATGGATGTGAAAACTGCAGTGCGCGTCTTCGACGTGATAAACCTCTTTGCCGAAGTGCGGCAACCCATGATCTACAGCGAAATCGCGCGTCGAACCGAGATCCCGCTGTCGAGTTGCCACGCGCTTTTGCAAACCATGGTCGCCAAGGGCTACCTCTACGCGCCGGGCGTGAAGGCCGGCTATTACCCCACGCAACGGCTACTGCACGTGGCGCGCGACATTTGCAGCGAAGACCCGCTGACGCTGTTGTTCCAGCCGCTGCTCACGTCCCTGCGCGACGCCACTGGTGAGACCGCGGCGCTCGCCACGCTGGCCGGCAACCGCGTCGTCTACCTCGACGTGATGGAGTCGCGCCAGAAGATCCGCTATAGCGACGAACCCGGCGGCTTCATGTACGTGCATGCCAGCGCGGCGGGCAAGGCGTTGCTCGGTGCCCTCTCGGCGGATGCGCGCCGCAAGCTGCTCGACAGTTGCGAGCCGTGGAGCGCGTCGACCGATGGCACGGTGATCGATCGCAAAACACTGGAGATCGAAGTCGAGCAAGGCGTGAAAAACGGCTGGCATCGCTCGACGGGTGAAAACGTCGAAGACGTGGCCGGGTTGGCGCGTGGCTTCCTGATTCACGGCGAGGCGTTCGCACTTGTGATCGGCGGCCCGAAAGCCCGGCTCCTGAAGAACGAACCCCGCGCGATCGAAGCGCTGCTTGAAATTTACGGCCAGATCCCGCCTGCCCTGCTGGCGTGA
- a CDS encoding SDR family oxidoreductase codes for MTKERVLITGGAAGIGAACAERCKADGYDVVVIDRVGNGLIADLSDPQATAAALERALEDGPITRLVNNVGVVVPASAEAQSLEELERAWALNVRCSLQCMQALLPGMKAAGFGRIVNMSSRAALGKELRTAYSATKAALIGMTRVWALELGAFGVTANAIGPGPIRTELFDRANPPDAPRTRAIIESVPVKRVGTPDDVAHAASYLLDARSGFVTGQVLYVCGGMTVGVAGV; via the coding sequence ATGACTAAAGAACGAGTTTTGATTACCGGCGGCGCTGCCGGCATCGGCGCCGCGTGTGCTGAGCGTTGCAAGGCGGACGGTTACGACGTGGTCGTGATCGATCGCGTCGGCAATGGACTGATCGCCGATCTGTCGGACCCGCAGGCAACCGCGGCGGCGCTCGAACGTGCACTCGAAGACGGTCCGATCACACGTCTCGTCAACAACGTCGGCGTGGTTGTGCCGGCGAGCGCGGAAGCGCAATCGCTCGAAGAACTCGAACGCGCCTGGGCGCTCAACGTGCGCTGTTCGCTTCAATGCATGCAAGCGTTGCTGCCCGGTATGAAGGCGGCCGGTTTCGGCCGGATCGTGAACATGTCGTCGCGCGCGGCGCTCGGCAAGGAATTGCGCACCGCCTATTCGGCAACCAAGGCCGCGCTGATCGGCATGACACGCGTATGGGCGCTCGAACTCGGCGCGTTTGGCGTAACCGCCAATGCGATCGGTCCGGGCCCGATCCGCACGGAGTTGTTCGATCGCGCAAATCCGCCGGATGCGCCGCGCACGCGCGCAATCATTGAGAGCGTGCCGGTCAAGCGTGTGGGCACGCCGGATGACGTCGCACACGCCGCGTCGTATCTGCTCGACGCGCGCAGCGGTTTCGTGACCGGCCAGGTGTTGTACGTGTGCGGCGGCATGACCGTCGGCGTCGCGGGAGTGTGA
- a CDS encoding amidohydrolase family protein: MSDPALLTQSRGCRVDTHAHVFEKGLPLTDGRRYAPDYDATLDTYLQLLNAHGIERAVLVQPSFLGTDNRYLLQALSRDRRCLRGVAVVTPDVSEKELAALHAQGVTGIRLNLIGQALPDLAASSWPPLLERLSELGWHVELHRNSQDLAPMLDRLLEAGVPVVVDHFGRPDPQKGIRDPGFRTLLGYGKTGRVWIKVSGAYRCAAPGSDFVREATGQLVEHFGAARLMWGSDWPHTQHEQVMNYGKSLSTLLEPGLDATAINAILCTTPASFYGFEQKAGKGDASTTTLLQRAS; this comes from the coding sequence ATGAGTGACCCTGCATTGCTCACCCAGTCCCGCGGTTGTCGAGTCGACACTCACGCGCACGTCTTCGAAAAAGGCTTACCGCTCACGGATGGCCGGCGCTACGCGCCGGACTACGACGCGACGCTCGACACCTATTTGCAGCTACTGAACGCGCACGGCATCGAGCGTGCGGTTCTGGTGCAGCCGAGCTTTCTCGGGACGGACAATCGCTACCTGCTGCAAGCACTCTCGCGAGACAGGCGTTGCTTGAGGGGCGTAGCGGTGGTCACGCCCGACGTGTCCGAAAAAGAGTTGGCCGCGCTGCACGCGCAAGGCGTAACCGGCATACGGCTCAATCTGATCGGGCAGGCGTTACCCGATCTGGCAGCGAGTTCATGGCCCCCATTGCTCGAACGATTGTCGGAACTGGGCTGGCACGTCGAATTACACCGCAATTCGCAAGACCTGGCACCAATGCTCGACCGGCTGCTGGAGGCCGGAGTACCTGTGGTCGTCGATCATTTTGGACGTCCCGACCCTCAGAAAGGCATTCGCGACCCCGGCTTCAGAACCTTGCTCGGGTATGGCAAAACGGGGCGCGTGTGGATCAAGGTTTCGGGCGCCTACCGATGCGCGGCGCCGGGTTCCGATTTTGTGCGTGAGGCTACCGGTCAGCTCGTCGAACACTTCGGCGCCGCGCGGCTGATGTGGGGCAGCGACTGGCCTCACACTCAGCACGAACAGGTGATGAACTACGGCAAGTCGTTATCGACGCTGCTGGAACCCGGCCTGGATGCAACGGCGATCAACGCGATTCTATGTACAACCCCCGCGTCGTTCTACGGCTTCGAACAGAAGGCCGGGAAAGGCGACGCGTCGACAACAACGCTACTTCAACGCGCTTCCTGA
- a CDS encoding MFS transporter, whose protein sequence is MFTWYKQGTPLERNTFWGCFAGWGLDALDVQMFTLAIPAIIAAYGIDHTQAGAISSVTLISSALGGWIAGALSDRLGRVRTLQITILWFAGFTFLCAFAQNFPQLLVLKALQGFGFGGEWAAGAVLMAETIRTEHRGKAMGAVQSAWAVGWGAAVLVYAVAFSWLPSDTAWRVMFAVGLVPAGLVLFVRRNLKEPARVAPVSTAPSTSVLGQITQVFQPRVLKTTVIGAVLGTGAHGGYYAIMSWLPTFLAKERHLSVLNTGGYLAVVIVAFWCGCMASAYLLDRIGRRRNIALFAFCCIVTVLAYVMLPLTNTQMLVLGFPLGLFAAGIPASLGPLFNELYPADMRGTGVGFCYNFGRIASAGFPVLVGYMSHSMSLGMAIGIDAAIAYGLAMVAVLLLPETRGKRLRGAVAESAADAVDSARLNLDTPRN, encoded by the coding sequence ATGTTCACGTGGTACAAGCAGGGCACGCCCCTGGAACGCAACACATTTTGGGGATGCTTTGCGGGTTGGGGACTCGACGCGCTCGACGTGCAGATGTTCACCCTGGCCATTCCTGCGATCATTGCCGCGTATGGCATCGATCACACGCAGGCCGGCGCGATCAGCAGCGTGACGCTGATATCTTCAGCGCTTGGCGGTTGGATCGCGGGGGCATTGTCGGACCGCCTTGGCCGCGTCCGGACCTTGCAAATAACGATCCTCTGGTTTGCCGGCTTCACGTTCCTCTGCGCGTTCGCGCAAAACTTCCCCCAGCTGCTGGTTCTCAAAGCGCTCCAAGGATTCGGGTTCGGCGGCGAGTGGGCAGCAGGCGCGGTATTGATGGCGGAAACCATTCGTACCGAACATCGCGGCAAGGCCATGGGCGCCGTGCAAAGCGCCTGGGCGGTTGGCTGGGGGGCAGCCGTGCTGGTGTATGCCGTGGCGTTCTCGTGGTTACCGTCGGACACCGCATGGCGCGTGATGTTCGCCGTCGGCCTGGTGCCGGCCGGCCTGGTTCTATTCGTACGGCGCAATCTGAAGGAGCCGGCGCGCGTCGCGCCGGTAAGCACTGCACCTAGCACCTCCGTGCTCGGGCAGATCACCCAGGTTTTTCAGCCGCGTGTGCTCAAAACCACCGTGATCGGCGCCGTGCTCGGCACCGGCGCGCATGGCGGGTACTACGCGATCATGAGCTGGCTGCCCACCTTCCTTGCCAAAGAGCGGCACCTGTCGGTTCTGAACACCGGCGGCTATCTGGCGGTGGTCATCGTAGCGTTCTGGTGCGGCTGCATGGCGAGCGCCTATCTGCTGGATCGCATTGGGCGCCGGCGCAATATCGCCCTCTTCGCGTTCTGCTGCATCGTCACGGTTCTCGCTTACGTAATGCTGCCGCTGACCAACACGCAAATGCTCGTGCTCGGCTTCCCGCTCGGCTTGTTCGCCGCCGGCATTCCTGCCAGCCTCGGTCCGCTTTTCAACGAACTGTATCCGGCCGACATGCGTGGCACGGGCGTCGGATTCTGCTACAACTTCGGACGGATCGCCTCAGCGGGCTTCCCTGTCCTCGTCGGCTATATGAGTCATTCGATGTCTCTGGGCATGGCAATCGGCATCGATGCTGCCATTGCTTACGGCCTCGCGATGGTCGCGGTGTTGCTGCTTCCCGAGACCCGCGGTAAGCGTCTGCGTGGCGCGGTCGCTGAATCGGCAGCCGATGCCGTCGACTCTGCGCGCCTGAACCTGGACACGCCGCGGAACTGA
- a CDS encoding YciI family protein, which yields MPYIIETFDKPGHADVRIRERETHLAFLEENKALLLACGAKLNDDGSGAGGGVYVVDLETREEAEKFIAADPFSQVDLFERVTITRWRKAYFDGECCL from the coding sequence ATGCCCTATATCATCGAAACGTTCGACAAGCCCGGTCACGCCGACGTCCGCATCCGCGAGCGCGAGACGCACCTCGCGTTTCTGGAAGAGAACAAGGCGTTGCTGCTTGCCTGCGGCGCGAAGTTGAACGACGACGGCAGCGGTGCCGGCGGCGGCGTGTATGTTGTCGATCTGGAAACACGCGAGGAAGCCGAAAAGTTTATTGCGGCCGATCCATTTTCTCAGGTCGACTTGTTCGAGCGCGTGACGATCACGCGCTGGCGCAAGGCGTATTTTGATGGCGAGTGCTGTCTTTGA
- a CDS encoding GntR family transcriptional regulator — MQAASFVTKPDDRLPRYQQLRDDLVGRIAAGEWALEEAIATEAELGQFYNVSTGTVRKAIDLLVADGVLTRSQGKGTFIRRPRFDSSLFRFFRFKSRDGKPVRPTARVLKREIVKPREEIRAALGMKAAEKAIHLSRVRLIEGQAVLSEEIWLPRARFEPLATLPLGDFEDLLYPLYERLCRQIVASATEILNVEQATAEDALLLDVASGSPVIQVQRVASDFAGTPFEWRSTRGAAATFQYQVEIR; from the coding sequence ATGCAAGCGGCCTCTTTTGTGACCAAGCCGGACGATCGGCTGCCCCGTTATCAGCAATTGCGTGACGATCTGGTTGGCCGCATTGCTGCAGGCGAATGGGCGCTCGAGGAAGCCATTGCCACAGAGGCGGAGTTGGGGCAGTTCTATAACGTCTCCACTGGAACGGTTCGCAAGGCGATTGATCTGCTTGTTGCCGACGGCGTGCTCACGCGCAGCCAGGGCAAGGGCACCTTCATCCGGCGGCCGCGTTTCGATTCGTCGCTGTTTCGCTTCTTTCGCTTTAAGTCGCGCGACGGCAAACCGGTGCGGCCGACAGCGCGCGTGCTCAAGCGCGAAATCGTGAAGCCTCGCGAAGAAATTCGCGCTGCTCTGGGAATGAAAGCCGCCGAGAAAGCGATCCATTTGTCGCGTGTGCGCCTGATCGAAGGTCAGGCGGTTCTGTCGGAAGAAATCTGGTTGCCGCGTGCGCGTTTCGAACCCTTGGCCACGCTACCGCTCGGCGATTTCGAAGACCTGCTGTACCCGTTGTACGAACGTCTGTGCCGGCAGATCGTGGCGTCCGCCACGGAAATTCTAAATGTAGAACAGGCCACGGCCGAAGATGCTTTGCTTCTCGATGTAGCGTCCGGCAGTCCCGTCATTCAGGTTCAGCGTGTCGCGTCGGACTTCGCCGGCACGCCGTTCGAATGGCGCAGCACTCGCGGCGCTGCCGCGACGTTTCAGTACCAGGTGGAAATCCGCTAA
- a CDS encoding MFS transporter — translation MALTLETQHRNARKAGIASFVGTTIEWYDFYAYSTAAALVLGKIFFPTTSALAGTLAAFATFWVGFLARPIGGIIFGHLGDKVGRKKTLIITLMLMGCCTTGMGLLPTYNQVGLLAPALLILFRLMQGVAMGGEWGGAVVLSSEHAPKGKEILYSAFAQQGSPAGNLLATVAFLLTSMLPDHQFMTWGWRIPFLFSALLVVVGMFIRMSVEESPAMQELKDKNKVAKLPIGEVLRNHKGLVAMGVGACVIGLSATYFKTTFALSWAVTSIGFDRTQFLTVITGAIIVQLIVQPFGAVLATKMDLKKAVIYMLVPEIVALPLMFSLIATGSTKLAMLGMALASIPHSLYYAAMAGILAKSFPVQVRYTGISLSYQICGMVFAGTTPILGQYLLGATGSILSVVALGILHVLITLFCALGLITRMHQEGARDAARSAAMAQS, via the coding sequence ATGGCGCTCACGCTCGAAACGCAACACCGGAATGCCCGCAAAGCGGGTATCGCATCATTCGTTGGGACAACGATCGAATGGTATGACTTCTATGCGTACAGCACGGCGGCGGCGCTAGTGCTCGGCAAGATCTTCTTCCCGACCACCTCCGCGCTGGCCGGTACGCTGGCGGCGTTCGCGACTTTCTGGGTAGGTTTTCTGGCGCGGCCGATCGGCGGGATCATCTTTGGGCACCTGGGCGACAAGGTCGGCCGCAAGAAAACGCTGATCATCACGCTAATGCTGATGGGGTGCTGCACGACCGGCATGGGTTTGTTGCCCACCTACAACCAGGTCGGGCTGCTGGCTCCCGCGCTGCTGATTCTGTTCCGCCTGATGCAGGGTGTGGCGATGGGGGGTGAATGGGGTGGCGCTGTGGTGCTGTCGTCGGAACATGCGCCGAAGGGCAAGGAAATTCTCTATTCCGCTTTCGCGCAACAAGGCTCGCCCGCCGGCAATTTGCTGGCAACGGTGGCCTTTCTGCTGACCTCGATGCTGCCGGATCATCAGTTCATGACATGGGGTTGGCGCATTCCGTTCCTGTTCTCGGCGTTGCTGGTGGTGGTCGGCATGTTTATCCGCATGAGCGTCGAAGAGTCGCCGGCCATGCAGGAGTTGAAGGACAAGAACAAGGTCGCGAAACTGCCGATCGGCGAAGTGTTGCGCAACCATAAAGGTCTGGTGGCAATGGGCGTGGGCGCTTGTGTGATCGGCCTGTCGGCGACTTACTTCAAGACGACGTTTGCATTGTCGTGGGCCGTTACGAGCATCGGTTTCGATCGCACGCAGTTTCTCACGGTGATTACCGGTGCGATCATCGTGCAACTCATCGTGCAGCCGTTCGGCGCGGTGCTCGCCACAAAAATGGACCTGAAAAAAGCGGTCATTTACATGCTGGTGCCGGAGATCGTCGCGTTGCCGCTGATGTTCTCACTGATCGCCACCGGCTCGACCAAGCTCGCGATGCTGGGCATGGCGCTCGCCTCGATTCCGCACTCGCTGTATTACGCGGCGATGGCCGGCATTCTGGCGAAGTCGTTTCCGGTTCAGGTGCGCTACACCGGTATTTCGCTTTCCTATCAGATTTGCGGCATGGTGTTCGCCGGCACCACGCCGATTCTCGGACAGTACCTGCTGGGCGCAACCGGTTCGATTCTTTCCGTCGTCGCATTGGGGATCCTGCACGTGCTGATTACGCTGTTCTGCGCGCTGGGATTGATCACGCGCATGCATCAGGAGGGCGCGCGCGACGCTGCACGTTCGGCCGCGATGGCGCAGAGCTGA
- a CDS encoding 3-hydroxyacyl-CoA dehydrogenase, whose translation MNAQAIRRAGIVGGGSIGIAFAVVFARAGWRVRLFDPAAERRALAPTEIMQRLEELTRFGLLDESPDDVAARVEIVAALETAAADADLVQECAPEREEIKRELFIALDRAAPPHAILASASSFLAASRFVDETLPGRGRCLVAHPGNPPYLIPVVEIVPAPFTADDAVARAITLFTEAGLKPVRVAKEVEGFIFNRLQGALLREAYCLVRDGVASVDDVDTVVREGLGLRWSVIGPFETVDLNTRGGIASHAQKMGPSYARMGAERGQNDPWTPELVADVEAARRSTLPLEQWEERVAWRDRALMRLTRYRKDSAQNDS comes from the coding sequence ATGAACGCACAGGCGATACGGCGTGCGGGGATTGTCGGCGGCGGAAGTATCGGCATTGCCTTCGCCGTGGTGTTCGCGCGAGCCGGTTGGCGCGTGCGCCTGTTCGATCCGGCTGCTGAACGGCGCGCGCTTGCGCCAACGGAAATCATGCAGCGTCTCGAAGAATTGACCCGCTTCGGCCTGCTCGACGAATCCCCTGACGACGTGGCCGCACGCGTCGAAATTGTAGCGGCGCTGGAAACGGCCGCGGCCGACGCCGATCTCGTGCAGGAATGTGCACCGGAGCGTGAAGAGATCAAACGCGAACTGTTCATCGCACTCGATCGCGCGGCGCCACCGCACGCGATTCTGGCAAGCGCGTCGTCGTTTCTCGCAGCGTCGCGCTTTGTCGATGAAACGCTGCCGGGACGCGGCCGGTGCCTTGTCGCGCATCCAGGCAATCCGCCGTATCTGATCCCGGTCGTCGAAATCGTGCCCGCCCCCTTTACCGCGGATGACGCCGTGGCACGTGCAATCACGCTCTTCACCGAGGCTGGTCTGAAACCGGTGCGCGTCGCAAAAGAAGTAGAAGGGTTCATCTTCAACCGGCTGCAGGGCGCGCTATTGCGCGAAGCGTATTGCCTCGTGCGCGACGGTGTGGCTTCTGTGGACGATGTCGATACCGTCGTACGCGAAGGGCTCGGATTGCGCTGGTCGGTAATCGGACCGTTCGAGACCGTCGATCTGAATACGCGTGGCGGCATCGCTTCGCATGCGCAGAAGATGGGACCGTCGTATGCGCGCATGGGCGCGGAACGCGGTCAGAACGATCCATGGACACCTGAACTCGTCGCCGATGTTGAAGCAGCGCGCCGCAGCACTTTGCCGCTCGAACAGTGGGAAGAACGCGTGGCGTGGCGCGACCGCGCATTGATGCGACTGACCCGCTACCGCAAGGATTCCGCGCAAAACGATTCGTAA
- a CDS encoding short-chain fatty acid transporter, protein MQKITAFFTELMRKYLPDPFVFAIGLTLLTMILAVLVQGQAVSALTLSWGKGFWALLAFTTQMAVILAAGYVLATAPLTERFLDRLVARVHDPRMAVIVATLVGGIGSYLNWGFGLVIGGIVARKLALSIKGVHYPLIIASAYSGFTMYGLGLSASIPVLISTKGHPMEAQMGVIPLSETIFSPAMLITSLVVIITLPLLNAWLHPKPGQPVTEIDRALNDAPKAAAPVLDIDESNTIAHRLNNSRLLSYLIGAIGVVYVALYFHGGGSMDLNLINFIILFLGIILLGTPIRYVEKLNEGIRTISGIILQYPFYAGIMAIMASSGLVNTFSHFFVKIATPATLPFWGLISSFFINFFAPSGGGHWVIQGPFMIEAAKSIGASVGHTATAVMLGNAWNDLVQPFWILPALALSKLKLKDIMGYTVIMMFWIGIVYTVAILAWG, encoded by the coding sequence ATGCAGAAAATCACCGCTTTCTTTACGGAGCTGATGCGCAAGTATCTGCCCGATCCATTCGTCTTCGCCATCGGCCTCACCCTGCTCACGATGATTCTCGCCGTGCTGGTTCAAGGCCAGGCGGTGAGCGCGCTCACCCTGAGTTGGGGGAAAGGCTTCTGGGCGCTGCTCGCGTTCACGACTCAAATGGCGGTGATTCTCGCGGCGGGCTATGTGCTCGCGACCGCCCCCCTCACCGAGCGCTTTCTCGATCGGCTCGTCGCGCGAGTGCACGATCCGCGCATGGCGGTGATCGTCGCGACGCTGGTCGGCGGGATTGGCAGCTATCTGAACTGGGGCTTCGGCCTGGTGATCGGCGGGATCGTGGCGCGCAAGCTGGCGCTGAGCATCAAGGGTGTGCATTACCCGTTGATCATCGCGTCGGCCTATAGCGGCTTTACGATGTACGGTCTCGGTCTGTCGGCCAGTATTCCGGTGCTGATCTCCACCAAGGGTCACCCGATGGAAGCGCAGATGGGCGTGATTCCGCTGTCGGAAACGATTTTTTCGCCGGCAATGCTGATCACGAGTCTAGTTGTCATCATCACTTTGCCGCTGTTGAATGCCTGGCTGCATCCGAAGCCGGGCCAGCCGGTTACGGAGATCGACCGCGCGCTGAACGACGCACCCAAAGCCGCGGCGCCCGTATTGGATATCGACGAAAGCAACACCATTGCCCATCGCCTGAACAATAGCCGCCTGCTGAGCTATCTGATCGGCGCAATTGGCGTGGTTTACGTGGCGCTGTACTTCCACGGCGGCGGCTCGATGGACTTGAACCTGATCAACTTCATTATTCTATTCCTCGGCATCATTCTGCTCGGTACGCCGATTCGCTATGTCGAGAAGCTGAACGAAGGTATTCGCACGATCAGCGGCATCATTCTGCAGTACCCGTTCTATGCGGGGATTATGGCGATCATGGCGTCGTCGGGGCTGGTCAACACGTTCTCGCATTTCTTCGTCAAGATCGCGACGCCTGCCACGCTGCCGTTCTGGGGTTTGATCAGTTCGTTCTTCATCAACTTTTTCGCCCCGTCGGGCGGCGGTCACTGGGTGATTCAGGGGCCGTTCATGATCGAGGCGGCCAAGTCGATTGGCGCATCGGTAGGGCACACCGCGACCGCCGTGATGCTCGGCAACGCATGGAACGATCTGGTACAGCCGTTCTGGATTCTGCCGGCGCTCGCGTTGTCGAAGCTGAAACTGAAGGACATCATGGGCTATACGGTCATCATGATGTTCTGGATCGGCATCGTGTACACGGTGGCGATTCTCGCTTGGGGTTGA
- a CDS encoding cyclase family protein, whose translation MRWKNKPEGSNWGDFGPDDQLGRPNLIGTEQVLKGAREIRAGLSFCLSLPLDFPGDNKLNVRRHPPVLRPTFRDDLPYVNFPLARNEAGATDVLSDDQVLLSLQYSTQWDSLAHVGARFDANGDGVPESVYYNGYRANADIVGPIEYRADEGFAPHACGGEHSHADVLGIENLAVKGMQGRGVLVDLVAHYAREYRTVGYDDLMFAIEADRVEIEPGDMLVLRTGFAEMVLEMNRQPDESVLNAHCCALDGRDERLLQWITDSGIAALAADNYAVERFPARAPTTPGEHPLLPLHHHCLFKLGLPLGELWYLHDLAAWLRANGRSHFMLTAPPLRLPGAMGSPVTPIATV comes from the coding sequence ATGCGCTGGAAGAACAAACCCGAAGGATCCAACTGGGGCGACTTCGGCCCCGACGACCAACTCGGCCGGCCGAATCTGATCGGCACGGAACAGGTGCTCAAAGGCGCGCGTGAAATCCGCGCGGGGTTGAGCTTCTGCCTTTCGCTGCCACTCGACTTTCCCGGCGACAACAAGCTGAACGTGCGCCGTCATCCGCCCGTGCTGCGCCCGACCTTCAGGGACGATCTGCCCTACGTCAACTTCCCGCTTGCGCGCAACGAAGCGGGCGCCACCGACGTGCTCAGCGACGATCAGGTGCTGCTGAGCCTGCAGTACTCGACACAATGGGATTCGCTCGCGCACGTGGGCGCTCGTTTCGACGCAAACGGCGACGGTGTACCCGAGAGCGTCTACTACAACGGCTACCGTGCCAATGCGGATATCGTCGGTCCGATCGAGTATCGGGCGGATGAAGGCTTCGCGCCGCATGCCTGCGGCGGCGAACACAGCCACGCCGACGTGCTCGGCATCGAGAATCTTGCCGTGAAGGGCATGCAGGGGCGTGGCGTACTGGTCGATCTGGTGGCGCACTATGCACGCGAATATCGAACGGTCGGCTACGACGATCTGATGTTCGCGATCGAAGCCGATCGTGTCGAGATCGAGCCTGGCGACATGCTGGTGCTGCGTACCGGTTTCGCCGAGATGGTGCTGGAGATGAACCGCCAGCCCGACGAGTCAGTGCTCAACGCTCATTGCTGCGCACTCGATGGGCGCGACGAACGTCTGCTGCAATGGATCACCGACTCCGGCATCGCCGCGCTCGCTGCGGACAACTACGCGGTGGAACGCTTTCCGGCGCGCGCGCCAACCACGCCGGGCGAGCATCCGTTGTTGCCGCTGCATCACCATTGCCTGTTCAAGCTCGGCTTACCGCTAGGCGAACTCTGGTACCTGCACGACCTCGCCGCGTGGCTGCGTGCGAACGGCCGCTCGCATTTCATGCTGACGGCGCCGCCGCTCCGGTTGCCCGGCGCGATGGGTTCGCCGGTCACACCGATCGCCACTGTCTAA